The Trichosurus vulpecula isolate mTriVul1 chromosome 3, mTriVul1.pri, whole genome shotgun sequence genome includes a window with the following:
- the CHST8 gene encoding carbohydrate sulfotransferase 8, which yields MRLVLMFACIVLFGTAGLVVFMHLQEPVEIIPQQTQGVKYNAQRHRNDCPPGGSQDGRVMGHKAGALAKVTPQGSPGAEARSQEQQLNGLVVLVRDQAKPGPEGGRVQPRQRRRRLLIKKTPIVIALNSSTVTLAQLGPQDAGASEDQWHHLYQVQHERKKIMRDTCAKYKSNSRRVITPYHVSRIFVEDKYRVLYCEVPKAGCSNWKRVLMVLGGLASSTRDIQHNTVHYGNTLKRLDGFDRQGISYRLNTYTKMLFIREPFERLVSAFRDKFEHPNSYYHPVFGKAILARYRVNATREALRTGSGVRFSEFIQYLLDVHRPVGMDIHWDHVNRLCSPCLIDYDFVGKFESMEEDANFFLRLIGAPRNLTFPRFKDRHSNEERTTTRIAHHYFAQLSPLQRQRTYDFYYMDYLMFNYSKPFDDLY from the exons GAGTAAAGTATAATGCTCAGCGCCACCGAAAC gactGTCCACCAGGTGGCAGCCAGGATGGGAGAGTGATGGGTCATAAAGCAGGAGCCTTGGCAAAAGTTACTCCCCAGGGTTCCCCAGGCGCAGAGGCACGGAGCCAGGAGCAGCAGCTGAATGGCCTGGTGGTACTGGTGAGAGACCAGGCAAAGCCTGGGCCAGAGGGTGGCCGAGTCCAGCCCCGGCAGCGCCGGAGGAGGCTTCTCATTAAGAAGACACCGATCGTCATTGCTCTGAACAGCTCCACCGTCACTCTGGCTCAGCTGGGCCCTCAGGATGCTGGAGCCTCTGAGGATCAGTGGCACCATCTCTACCAGGTACAGCATGAACGGAAGAAGATCATGCGGGACACGTGTGCCAAATACAAGAGCAACAGTCGCAGGGTCATCACTCCCTACCACGTGTCCCGCATCTTTGTGGAGGACAAGTACCGAGTCCTGTACTGTGAGGTGCCAAAGGCCGGCTGCTCCAACTGGAAGAGGGTCCTCATGGTCCTTGGTGGACTGGCCTCCTCCACCAGGGACATCCAGCACAACACTGTGCACTATGGTAACACCCTGAAGAGGCTGGATGGCTTCGACCGCCAGGGCATCTCTTACCGTCTCAACACCTACACCAAGATGCTGTTCATCCGGGAGCCCTTTGAGAGGCTGGTCTCTGCTTTCCGGGACAAATTTGAGCACCCCAATAGTTACTATCACCCGGTTTTTGGCAAGGCCATTCTTGCCAGGTATCGTGTGAATGCCACCCGGGAAGCTCTAAGGACAGGCTCGGGCGTGAGGTTCTCTGAGTTCATTCAGTACCTGTTGGATGTGCACCGGCCAGTGGGCATGGATATTCACTGGGACCATGTAAATAGACTGTGTAGCCCTTGTCTCATTGACTATGATTTTGTGGGCAAGTTTGAGAGCATGGAGGAAGATGCCAACTTCTTCCTGCGCCTCATTGGTGCTCCCCGGAATCTGACCTTCCCCAGGTTCAAAGATAGGCACTCGAATGAGGAACGGACAACCACAAGGATTGCCCACCACTACTTTGCCCAGCTGTCCCCACTGCAGAGACAGCGCACCTATGACTTTTACTACATGGATTATTTGATGTTTAACtactccaagccctttgatgACCTGTATTGA